Proteins encoded together in one Ipomoea triloba cultivar NCNSP0323 chromosome 4, ASM357664v1 window:
- the LOC116017352 gene encoding 2-hydroxyisoflavanone dehydratase-like produces MSSSLVSFALLLSFAALSFRLSTADDSQVVASVPPLIWVYKNGTISRPLDQRKVPPSPHDPATGVSSRDITISGNIPARIYLPKLTSTSQKLPVLIWYHGGGFCMGSAIDTGDHQFLNILSSEAKLVAISVDYRLAPEHLLPAGYEDSWAALNWVASHSPGSTRPGSPDPWLIQYGDFSRIFLGGDSAGANIVHNMIVRTAGEPLPGNLKIFGGILTHPYFWASKDGDKESFGYKLWTFVYPSAPGGIDNPMVNPFAKNAAPLSGLQASRIFVSVAEHDGLNVKGIEYVKALNGSAWKGEVTQVFMYGVAHSFYLNHIHSKKALYLIEHIAKFIQH; encoded by the coding sequence atgtcctcatctcttgtgAGCTTTGCATTACTCTTGAGCTTTGCGGCTCTTTCCTTCCGCCTATCAACGGCCGATGACAGCCAGGTTGTCGCCTCCGTTCCGCCGCTAATCTGGGTCTACAAGAATGGCACAATCAGCCGTCCTCTCGACCAGAGAAAAGTTCCGCCGTCCCCTCACGACCCCGCCACCGGCGTCTCTTCTAGAGACATAACCATTTCAGGTAACATCCCGGCCAGAATATACCTCCCTAAGCTCACCTCCACTTCCCAAAAGCTCCCCGTCCTGATTTGGTACCACGGAGGCGGGTTCTGTATGGGATCCGCAATCGACACCGGCGACCACCAGTTCCTCAATATCTTATCTTCCGAAGCCAAATTAGTCGCTATCTCCGTCGACTATCGTCTCGCTCCGGAGCACCTTCTCCCTGCAGGTTACGAGGATAGCTGGGCCGCTCTCAACTGGGTCGCATCCCACTCTCCGGGTTCAACCCGACCCGGAAGCCCAGATCCATGGCTGATCCAGTACGGCGATTTCAGCCGAATCTTCCTCGGCGGCGACAGCGCCGGAGCCAACATAGTCCACAACATGATCGTGAGAACCGCCGGCGAGCCCCTGCCCGGAAACCTGAAAATCTTCGGCGGAATCCTGACCCACCCCTATTTCTGGGCATCTAAGGACGGCGACAAGGAGAGCTTCGGGTATAAGCTCTGGACATTCGTGTACCCATCGGCTCCGGGGGGAATCGACAATCCGATGGTGAACCCGTTTGCGAAAAACGCGGCGCCGCTGTCGGGGCTACAAGCGTCACGGATCTTTGTATCCGTTGCAGAACACGACGGGCTGAATGTGAAGGGGATTGAATACGTGAAGGCGCTGAATGGGAGTGCGTGGAAAGGTGAAGTGACGCAGGTGTTCATGTATGGAGTGGCACACAGCTTTTATCTCAATCATATCCATTCAAAGAAGGCGTTGTATCTCATCGAACACATTGCTAAGTTTATACAACACTGA